The Selenomonas sp. AB3002 sequence TTCCGCCTTGCCGTCCACATACTGGGCCGTCCCCTCTGCCCCGGTCCTGACCAAAGGCTTGCCCTCAATCTCAATGGAACCGGAATCAATGGTTTCCAGCTTGTTCAGACAGCGCAGGAGAGTGGATTTGCCTGAGCCTGAAGGACCGATGATGGCCAGCACTTCCCCCCGCCTTACAGTAAGGTCAATGCCCTTCAGCACCTCAAGGTCCCCGAAGGACTTCTTCACGTCCAAAACCCGCAGCATGACGTCGCCTTTATTTTGCATATCTGCCATAACGCACCTCCAAACGCTTGAAGCCCCAGGTCAGCACAAAGGTCATGAGCAGATAGAACACCGCCGCCACCAGGAAGGGCATCATGTCAAAATCACGCTGCACGATAGTGCGGGCCACCCTCAGCAGGTCATTCATGGCCAGGATATAGATAAGGGAAGTATCCTTCACCAAGTTTATAGTCTCGTTGCTGATGGGAGGCAGCACGATGCGGATAACCTGCGGGAGAATAATCCTGCGCATGGTCTGGGTATAGCTCATGCCCAGAGTCTTGGCTGCCTCATACTGTCCCTTTGGCACCGCCTGGATGCCGGAGCGGAAAATCTCCGCAAAGTAAGCGGCATAGTTCAGGGTGAAGGCCAGTAGCGCCGCCGCCAGATCCGGCAGCATGATGCCCACCATGGGCAGGGCAAAATACACGAATAAGAGCTGCAACATCAAGGGCGTCCCGCGCATCAGCCAGATGTAGAATTCCATCAGCAGGGACAAAGGACGGCAGGAGGACAGCCTGGCCAGCGAAGCCAGCATACCAAGTGGCAGTGCCAGCAGCAAAGTCACGAAGAAAATTTCCAGCGTGACTTTGCTGCCCTCTGCCATCTGGAGGATCATATCCAGCAGGTTCATCTATATTCTACCAACTTTCTTTAGTATGATAAAGCATTAACGCAGAATATTATACTATGAAATTGTGAACCTGTAAAGCCTTCCCCTTGAGGGGAAGGTGGCAGTACGAAGGACTGACGGATGAGGTGCAACTAAATTCGATATGTTACCTAAGCAAATAAACGCTTCACCTCATCCGCCCCTAACGGGGCACCTTCCCCTCAAGGGGAAGGCAATACAAAAGGCCGTGCCTCACGGCACAGCCTTTGCGTTTGCATTCAAGCGCGTTGTTCGTCCTTCTTATCATCAATGGGTACCGGCTCTGCTGCCAGGCCGTCCTTGATGCCCTTGATGCTTTCACCGATGCTTCTGCCCAGCTGTGGCAGGCGCTTGCCGCCGAAGAGCACGAGAGCTACTGCCAGTATCAATAAAAGTTTCGGTATGCTAAGTCCTAACATGATTTGTTGACCTCCTAAAAACAAGCCCGGACATCCGTATCATGGGCAATCTTACTCTTACTCTCTGATATTCTCCTGTATATCAACGTTTTCCTGCTGCCTGGCCAATTTTTCTTCAAAACTTTCTTCCGTTGCAACAGTTATACCTTCCTGGTCAGGGGCAGTATTTCCCTCCTGCCCTGTTTCATTCTCCGCATCCAACAGCTCCATGAACTCGTCTCCGG is a genomic window containing:
- the tatA gene encoding twin-arginine translocase TatA/TatE family subunit encodes the protein MLGLSIPKLLLILAVALVLFGGKRLPQLGRSIGESIKGIKDGLAAEPVPIDDKKDEQRA
- a CDS encoding amino acid ABC transporter permease; protein product: MNLLDMILQMAEGSKVTLEIFFVTLLLALPLGMLASLARLSSCRPLSLLMEFYIWLMRGTPLMLQLLFVYFALPMVGIMLPDLAAALLAFTLNYAAYFAEIFRSGIQAVPKGQYEAAKTLGMSYTQTMRRIILPQVIRIVLPPISNETINLVKDTSLIYILAMNDLLRVARTIVQRDFDMMPFLVAAVFYLLMTFVLTWGFKRLEVRYGRYAK